CAGAGAATATGATGCAGAAAACTTCAGTTTTTGAGCGCAAAGCCATCGACCGACTGAAACGGTGGAAAACCGAGTCGAACGGCGGCACGGCCATGCTCATCGAAGGCGCGAGGCGCGTGGGAAAAAGCACGCTCGCCACCGAGTTCGGCAGACAGCACTACTCCTCCTGCCTGCTGGTTGATTTCTCGACTGCACCAGACGATGTCCTCGGCTACTTCCGCGACCTGCGCAACGATCTGGACACCTTCTTCCTCTACCTCTCCGCATTCTACGGGGTCAAGTTGCACGAACGCGACAGCCTAATCATCTTCGATGAAGTACAGCTTTACCCCAAAGCGCGCGAAGCAATCAAACAGCTCGTGGCCGATGGACGCTACGACTATGTCGAAACCGGCTCGCTGGTATCCATCCGCGAGAACGTGCACGACATCCTCATCCCCTCCGAAGAGGAATCCATGCGCCTCGATCCGATGGATTTCGACGAGTTTCTCTGGGCGCTCGGCGAGCGACCCCTTGCCGACGCCATCCATACCTCGTTCGCCAAACTCACCCCGCTGCCCGATGCGCTGCACCGCAAGGCCACCCGTCTCTTCCGCGAATACATGCTGGTCGGCGGCATGCCCCAGGCCGTCACAGCCTACGCCCGAACGCACGACTTCGGCGCAGTCGACCGGACCAAACGTCTCATCCTCAAGCTCTACCGTGAAGACATCGCCAAACACGGTGGCACAAGCCAGCTGCGGGTTACACGGATCTTCGACAACCTCGTCAGCCAGCTCTCCAAAAAGGAGAAACGCTTCAACATCACCTCACTCGGCGCCGACGCACGCAAACGCGACTACGACGATGCCTTCTTCTGGCTTTCCGACGCCTTCGTCACCAACGACTGCTTCAACTCGACCGACCCCGGCGTAGGCCTCAAAATCAGCGAGGACCATTCGACGGTGAAATGTTACATGGCCGACACCGGGCTGCTCGTCTCGCTCGCCCTCGCTGATTCTGACACCACCGACAGCGACGTATACCGCGATGTGCTGCTCGGCAATGTCGGGCTGAACGAAGGCATGATCGTCGAAAACGTCGTCGCCCAGTTGCTGCGAACCTCCGGTCACCGCCTGTTCTTCTACTCCCGCAACGACCGCAAGTACGCAGAAAACCGCATGGAAATCGATTTCCTCATCGTCGAGCCCTACAAGAACGCCGCCATGAAAGCGCGAGTAAGCCCCATTGAGGTGAAATCGGGAAAACGGTATTCCACGGTCTCGCTCAACAAATTCAAGGCTAAATTTGGCCACGAAGTCGGCACACGTTACATCTTGCACCCCAAGCCTCTCAGCGTAAAAGATGATGTGGTGCGTCTTCCGCTCTACATGGCCGGCCTGCTATAGCTGTCAGCTGCCAGCGCACAGAAATAAAACCCTCCTAAAGCGTCATAAATGAGCCACTTGCCAAGGTCCAGTGGCTGTGGCTCATTTATGAAGGGAACGAGCCGGTGCCAACGGGGCAGCGGGCAGAGTGACAGGAACAAGGAAGCAATCCCCCACAATGAAGAAATTGCACGGATTAAGGCGAAAATCGCAACTCGTTTGCGGCCTCGCGTAAGATGGTGCCTGATAAGAAAGGGGCTACGATGAGCGTTTTTGATCGTTTTGAGAAAAGCGTTGAGGGAGCCGTGAACGGCGTATTCTCGAAATTCGGCTCGAAAGACCTTCAGCCGGTCGACCTCTCCAGCGCACTCGAACGCGAAATCGACAACGAGGCCATGCCGGTCGGCCGCGACCGCACCGTCGCCCCGAACGAATACCGTTTCAAGCTGAGCACGCCTGATTTCGACCGCATCGAGCAGTGGGGCAGCGAGACGCTTGCCAACGAGCTTGCAGACAACCTCACGCAGTACGCCAAAAGCCAGCATTATGCTTTCGTCGGCCCTGTCGTCGTGATTTTCGAAGAAGACCTGGACCTGAGCAAGGGCAACTTCAAACTCACCAGCGAATCCGTGCAGGGCAACGCCGTCCCGGTGACCACCGAGAACCAGTCCGAAGACAGCCCGATGCTCGAAATCAACGGCAACCAATACCTTCTGACCAAAGAGAAGACCATCGTCGGCCGCGGCTCAGGCTGCGACATTGTCATCGACGATCCCGGCATCTCTCGCAACCACCTTGAAATCGACATCACTCCGAACGGCACCATCGCCCGCGATTTGGGCTCCACCAACGGAACCTACGTGGAAGGGCACCAAGTGCCGGCCGCGACTTTGCTCGACGGCAACACCATCACCATCGGCCATACCCGCATCCTCTATTGGGCTTCACCGCAGGATCAGGAATAACGGCCAGACGCCAGGTACATCCTTTATGATCACCGAACTTACCTTTGCGATTCTCAAGTATGGCTTTCTCGCCCTGCTCTGGGTTTTCGTATGGCTTGCGGTCCGTTCGCTCAAACGCGACGTCGACACGCTGAGCCCGCACAAATCGTGGTCGCACCGCAAGAGTGCCCGCCGCGCGCGCAAGGCCGCCGAATCCAGCCCGATGCCGGCCGCAGCCAATGCGCCCGTGGCCCTCTCGCATCGCGGAAACCCCGGCATGCAGATGGGCAGCGCCGGCGGAGTCAATATCAACACCAAACCGACGCTTCTGACAATTATCGACGGGCCGCTTGCCGGTTCCTCCGTCCCGTTGAGCAACGGCACCATCACGCTCGGCCGTTCCAGCTCGAATACCGTGGTCTTGGACGACGAATTCGTCTCTTCCCAGCACGCACGCGTTTACGCCGACCCGGCCTCCGGTTCGTGGGCCATCGAAGACCTTGGCAGCACGAACGGTACCATCGTCAATCACCGCCGTATCACCTCGCCCGTAGTCCTGCCCGCGCGCGTTCCCGTGCGTATCGGCGCCACGACGTTCGAATTGAGGTGACCGCCATATGCCAGATACCTCAGATATTTCAAATTCCGCAGACCATTCCGCGCAGCCGTATCCTTCAGAACAGCGTCCTTCAGCCGAGCATCTTTCAGCTCAATATCCTTCAACACAAGGGGATAATTCCGATTCTGCGATGCCACCTTCGATTCCCGTGACGTCACCAAACGGAAGCGGCAAAAACACCAGAAACATCGCAAGCACGCCGAATACGCAACGCATTGCCATCGCTCCAGGAAATACGGGGCAAATGGCTCAAATCACATCGGCCGCCACGGCACATCCCGACAAAGCGGACAATAACCAGCTTTTCCTTTATTCCACAACGGTTTCCGATGTGGGCACCGTACGCCAGAACAATCAGGATTCGTCGTTCGCCGGCGAGCGCCTCATCGCCATCTGCGACGGCATGGGCGGCCACGCGGGCGGCGACACAGCCTCCACCATCGCCATCCGCTCGCTGGCGCATATCGAGCAGAGCGACGCCAAAAGCGACGTGGCCTCCATCGCCTCGATGATGGAAACCAGCGTGATGGCCGCGCACGACGCCATCGTCGGCAAAGCCAAGCGCGAGCGCGGTTTGGCGGGCATGGGCACCACGGTGACGGCCGTCGCCCTCGTTTCGGGCCACTGGGTCATCACCCATATCGGCGATTCGCGCGCTTACCTGCTGCGCGACGGCAAAATTCGCCGCATGACCCAAGATCACAGTTATGTTCAGCATCTGATCGATACGGGACGTATTACAGAAGCGGAAGCCCGCAACCATCCCCAGCGTAATGTCGTGATGCGCGTGCTAGGTGATTTCGACATCGACCCGCACCCTGATATCGCGGTATTCCAAGCAAAACCGACCGACCGCTGGCTGCTGTGCTCCGACGGCCTTTGCGGCGTGCTGGAAGATGACACGCTTGAGCAGATGCTCGCCACGGTTTCCGACGAAGAGGAATGTGCCCAGCAGCTGGTCGCGATGGCGCTCAAGGCCGGCAGCACCGACAACGTCACGGCGGTTATCGCCGACGCCACGCTTGCGCTCGACGCCGATTCCTTCGACCTGCCCCATCAGACCCCGCTGATCGGCGGCGCGGCGAGCTCGAATCTCGAGGCCATCGCCGACATCATCAAGGAACCGGTCGCTTCCTCGCCCGTTCTGCGCTTGGGCAAGCAATCGCCCGCGCAACGTGCCGCAGCCTTGACCCACAGCGATTACGGCGAAAATGAGGGCAACGCTGAAGGCGCTGCGAACGCCGAGAGCCAATACCCTCCGAGCACCGATAACGCGATTTCAGACGACACCTATACAGCGGACAGCATCGGCGATTTAGCTTCCGTCGCAGACGACCCGTCCGACCAGTCCGGCCAGAAAAGCCGCCATCGCAAGAGCAAGCATGTCGACGATGCCGCGCAAACCGATTCGGCCGCCGAAAATGATGCAAATAGCAATGCCGGCAATATCGTCCATGTCGCCCAGCCCTCAGCCGTGCGCGATGAAAACGACAGCAACGCCAATATGGACACCGGCGAGATTCCGGTGGTCAAGAAGAAGAACGGCCGCGTTTCCGCCGATCCCAACGACCCCGAAGTGGCCCGGGCCATCCGCCGCGAGCACCAGCGCCGTCGCAAGGAAGAGCACCGCAAGCACAATCGTGGTCGTATAGCAGTTATCGTCGCCTTCGTAATCGCGCTGGGCGCTTTGTTCGGCGTCGGATTCGGAGCGTATCGTTGGAGCCAGTCGAAGTATTACATTGGTACCAGCGACGGGTCCGTGGCCATTTACCAAGGCGTCAACACCAATCTCTTCGGTTACGCCCTTTCACACAAAGTCGAATCCACCGACATCGAGACTTCGCAGCTGCCACAGTCCTGGAACGACGAGCTGGACCAAGGCATCACCGTGGACTCGTTCGAGGAAGCGGAAAGCCATGTCGCGAT
This genomic stretch from Bifidobacterium sp. ESL0690 harbors:
- a CDS encoding AAA family ATPase — translated: MMQKTSVFERKAIDRLKRWKTESNGGTAMLIEGARRVGKSTLATEFGRQHYSSCLLVDFSTAPDDVLGYFRDLRNDLDTFFLYLSAFYGVKLHERDSLIIFDEVQLYPKAREAIKQLVADGRYDYVETGSLVSIRENVHDILIPSEEESMRLDPMDFDEFLWALGERPLADAIHTSFAKLTPLPDALHRKATRLFREYMLVGGMPQAVTAYARTHDFGAVDRTKRLILKLYREDIAKHGGTSQLRVTRIFDNLVSQLSKKEKRFNITSLGADARKRDYDDAFFWLSDAFVTNDCFNSTDPGVGLKISEDHSTVKCYMADTGLLVSLALADSDTTDSDVYRDVLLGNVGLNEGMIVENVVAQLLRTSGHRLFFYSRNDRKYAENRMEIDFLIVEPYKNAAMKARVSPIEVKSGKRYSTVSLNKFKAKFGHEVGTRYILHPKPLSVKDDVVRLPLYMAGLL
- a CDS encoding FHA domain-containing protein; the protein is MITELTFAILKYGFLALLWVFVWLAVRSLKRDVDTLSPHKSWSHRKSARRARKAAESSPMPAAANAPVALSHRGNPGMQMGSAGGVNINTKPTLLTIIDGPLAGSSVPLSNGTITLGRSSSNTVVLDDEFVSSQHARVYADPASGSWAIEDLGSTNGTIVNHRRITSPVVLPARVPVRIGATTFELR
- a CDS encoding DUF3662 and FHA domain-containing protein — protein: MSVFDRFEKSVEGAVNGVFSKFGSKDLQPVDLSSALEREIDNEAMPVGRDRTVAPNEYRFKLSTPDFDRIEQWGSETLANELADNLTQYAKSQHYAFVGPVVVIFEEDLDLSKGNFKLTSESVQGNAVPVTTENQSEDSPMLEINGNQYLLTKEKTIVGRGSGCDIVIDDPGISRNHLEIDITPNGTIARDLGSTNGTYVEGHQVPAATLLDGNTITIGHTRILYWASPQDQE